One Cellulomonas sp. WB94 genomic window, GGCGCGTCGCGCACCCTGCTCGCCAAGGGCATGGCTGCCTCGCCCGGGGCCGCCGTCGGGCAGATCGTGTTCGACTCGAAGACCGCGCAGGCGTGGGCGGCCGAGGGCAAGGACGTCATCCTCGTCCGCCGCGAGACCAACCCGGACGACCTGGGCGGCATGATCGCCGCCGTCGGGGTCCTCACCTCTCGTGGCGGCAAGACCTCGCACGCCGCGGTCGTCGCCCGTGGCATGGGCACGACCTGCGTCGTGGGCGCCGAGGCGCTCGAGGTCGACGCGACCGCCCAGACGGTCCACGTCGGCAAGCGTGTCCTCAAGCAGGGCGAGGTCATCGCCATCGACGGCTCGACCGGCGAGGTGTTCCTCGGGTCGGTCCCCGTCGTGCCGTCGCCCGTCGTGCAGTACCTCGAGGAGGGGCTCGACGCCGCGCTCGAGCACACGACCGACGAGGACACGATCGTCCTCGTGCGGGCCGTCGACCGGATCCTCAAGCACGCCGACGAGGTGCGCCGCCTCGACGTGCACGCCAACGCCGACACGGCCGAGGACGCCCACCGCGCCCGGATCTGGGGCGCGCAGGGGATCGGCCTGTGCCGCACCGAGCACATGTTCCTCGGCGACCGGCGCGTGCTCATCGAGCGCGTCGTCCTCGCCCGGGAGGACGCCGAACGCCAGGCGGCCCTCGACGCGCTGCTCCCGCTGCAGCGTGCGGACTTCATCGACATCCTCCGTGAGATGGACGGGCTGCCGACGACGATCCGGCTCATCGACCCCCCGCTGCACGAGTTCCTCCCCGACCTCACCGCACTGTCCGTCCGGGTCGCGCTCGCGACCGACCGGCGGGAGCGCGGCGAGGAGAAGGAGACGCAGGAGGAGTTCGACCACGACGTCCAGCTGCTGGCCGCGGTCGAGCGGATGCACGAGGCCAACCCGATGCTCGGCCTGCGCGGTGTTCGGCTGGGGCTCGTGGTGCCCGGGCTGTTCGCGCTGCAGATCCGCGCCATCGCCGAGGCCCATGCGACCCGGCTCAAGGAGGGCGGCCACCCGCGTGCGGAGATCATGGTCCCGCTCGCCGCGTCGGTCATGGAGCTGCGTCTCGTGCGCGACGAGGCCGAGGCGATCCTCGCCGAGGTCGCGAAGGCCGAGGGCGTCGAGCTGGACATCGCGATCGGCGCGATGATCGAGCTGCCGCGTGCGGCCCTCACAGCCGGCCGGATGGCGGGCGAGGCCGAGTTCTTCTCGTTCGGCACCAACGACCTGACCCAGACCACCTGGGGCTTCTCGCGTGACGACGTGGAGAGCGCGTTCTTCGCCGAGTACACGGACCTGGGTGTCATCGCCGTGTCGCCGTTCGAGACGATCGACCGCACCGGCGTCGGCCGGCTGGTCCGCCTCGCCGTCGAGGAGGGCAGGGCCGCCCGGCCCGACCTCACCATCGGCGTGTGCGGCGAGCACGGCGGCGACCCGGAGTCGGTGCACTTCTTCGACGAGGTCGGGCTCGACTACGTGTCGTGCTCGCCGTTCCGGGTGCCGATCGCGCGGCTCGAGGCCGGACGCGCCTCAGTCGCGAAGGGTGGCAGCGACACGCGCTGAGTGTCTAGCGAGTAGTCCACAGCGCCTGGTCGACCCTGCCCGGGGTCGGCCAGGCGTTGCTCATCCGGGCGACGGCCGACGCCTCGCAGCGCCAAACGCCTGCGGAGGAAGGAACGCGTGCGGTAGACCTTGCGTGCCGTCGGGGGACCCGCGAGCGGCGCCGACCTGGAAGGACGACCCACGTGACCACTGTGGCCACCCGGAGCGCGGTCGTGTGCGCGCTGGCCCTTGCTCTTGTCGGATGCACGCAGCCGCCCGCCGCTCAGCAGACGACTCCACCGACCTCGGCCGTGGTCGAGGAGCGCGCTCAGCAGAAGGCAGCACTCGACGCGTACGTCGAGGCAGAACGCGCCACGATCCCCGCGATCAAGGAGTCGTCCCCCGGGGTCTACTCGGACATCAGCGTCCAGGCTGTCTACCCCAGCACGATCGACTACCACTACGTCTACGTCCAGCAAGTGGACCCGACCGCCGCGAACGACTACTTCGAGAGCTCGATGGAGACCCTCCAGGCCCTGTGCGACACCAAGGTGTTCCCGGCCATGGCGAGCGTCGGGGTGACCGATCCCCAGAAGGCGACCTACACGTTCGACAACGCCGACGGGTCCGAGCTCTGGTCGCACACGTTCGAGTCGTCGTGACCGGAGAGGGCGCGGCCGCTCACTGACGGTCGGTCGTCCCGGGCCGCGCCGCCCGGGTGGAGGGGTCCGCGGCCGGGCCGAGGTTGTCGATGCAGGCCCCGAGGGTCTCGAGCAGGACGTGCTGCCGGGCGGCAGTCAGCCCGGCGCACATCCTCGTCTGGACCGCGAGGACTGCCGCGCTCGCCGCGTCGAGGTGGTCGCGGCCGGCCGGGGTCAGCTCGGTGGGCAGCTCGCGACCGTGCGACGCAGTGGCGGGTCGGACGACGAGGCCACGCTCTTCGAGGCCGCGCAGGACGAGGTTCATCGACTGCCGGGTGACGAAGACCCCACGAGCCAGCTCGGCGTTCGACAGCCCGGGACGTTGCCCGAGCAGCTCGAGGCAGGCGTACTGCGGCACGGTCAGGTGCAGCGGGCGCAGCGCGCCGTCCATGGCGCTCCGCAGTGCGACCGCGGCCTGCTTGAGCACGTAGCCGACCGCGTTCTCCACGGGACCGAGGACCGCCTGTTCCGCCATGTCAGTATCCTGACATACAGTGAGCGATGTCAGGACATTGACATACCGAGGAGATCACCATGACCGTCACCGGACCCGACTTCATCGCCCTGCAGGTGCGCGACCTGGAACTCGCCGCTGCCTTCTACGAGGACCGCCTCGGCCTGCGCCGCGCTCCGTTCAGCCCGCCGCACGCGGTGGTCTTCGCCACGACACCCGTCCCCTTCGCGGTGCGCGACACGCTGCCCGACGTCGACCTGGACGCGGCCGGCCACCCCGGCCTCGGGGTGGCGTTGTGGCTGCACAGCACCGACGCGCAGGCCCTGCACGACTCGCTCGACGCCGCAGGGGTCCCGATCCTCACGCCGCCGTTCGACGGCCCCTTCGGGCGGACGTTCGCGTTCGCCGATCTCGACGGGTACGCCGTGACGATCCACGACAAGCAGTAGGGCCCGTCGAAGTCCCGGATGGTTCGCGCGGCGGAGTGGTCGAGCTCCTTGCCGTCACGGTGGCACTCTGGTCCCGGCGTCGACAGGAAGGCTGATATGAGGGCACACGCGGTGGTCGCGGCCACGCTGCTCGTGGGCCTCCTGGCGGGGTGCTCCTCGAGCAGTCCGGGTCTGGAGGTGCTGCGCGCGGACCCGATGGCGACGGCGACGCCCGCGGGCCTCACGTCGCAGTCGGTGTCCGAGGACGCGGGCGGCGTCACCTTCGGGATCCGCCAGCCGTGCTCCCTGCTCCGCACCCTCCACCTCACAGACCCAGTGAGCGCCCTGGTCGAGCTCGACCAGGGCGCGCAGGACGCCGGGTGGGCAGCCCGAGCTCCACTGGACCTCACGGTCACCCCGGCAGCAGCGTTCTACAAGCGCACAGTCGACGGGCGGCCGCTGGAGCTGACCCTGACGTGGGATGGCACGGACGAGGTGGTCCAGGACCTGAGCACTCCCTGACCAACCAGCGCGATCGGTGCTGGTGAGCGCGCGCCGTCGGGAGTCCGACGGCGCGCGTCGTCGGTCAAGTAGTGCTTCAGCTGTGTCGAGAGAGCAGGGGTGACCAGCACCCTCAGTGTCCGGACCGCAGTCGTCATGTCGGTGTCAGCGCTGCTCATCGCCCTGGGCGGATGCTCCACGAGCGGGTCGCCGGATGTCGCGTCGACCGGTGCGACCCCGGCGACCATTGCACCCTCGAGCGACGCCGCGCCCGCGGCCCCCCCGGGCGCAGCGGCGACGGTGGCGCCGAGCACCTGCAACGCGCCGCCACCGCCGGGAGCGTCGGAGGCAGCACTGGCCTACCTGGCGGCCGTCGACGCTGCGACACCGGCGTGGCAAGCCCTCAGCACGACGTTGACCCACCAGGGCCAGGTCACCCACCGCGACGACCTGCTGACCCAGGTCAACGCCGACGCCCCGTTCCTGACGGCGCTCCGCGAGATCGACTTCCCGCCGGACGCAGCGCCGTACGCCGACAAGCTGGTCCTCGCGATCCAGGCCTACGACGACTTCCTCACGACGGCGTACGACACCGAGGGCTACCTCGCGAGTCACCCGGACGACGACAGCCGTCTCAACGAGACCCGCGCTCAGAGCTCGTCGCGGCTGCGGGACGTCCTCGGCGTGCAACCCTCGAACTGCACCTTCAACCGGCCCTGACAGCGGTCCACCGACACGTGGCATGACCGGCTGCGGGACCGTGTGCTTGCATCGGTCCATGACATCGACGCGGGAGTCGACGACGGTCGAGCTGCGTCC contains:
- a CDS encoding VOC family protein, encoding MTVTGPDFIALQVRDLELAAAFYEDRLGLRRAPFSPPHAVVFATTPVPFAVRDTLPDVDLDAAGHPGLGVALWLHSTDAQALHDSLDAAGVPILTPPFDGPFGRTFAFADLDGYAVTIHDKQ
- a CDS encoding MarR family transcriptional regulator; protein product: MAEQAVLGPVENAVGYVLKQAAVALRSAMDGALRPLHLTVPQYACLELLGQRPGLSNAELARGVFVTRQSMNLVLRGLEERGLVVRPATASHGRELPTELTPAGRDHLDAASAAVLAVQTRMCAGLTAARQHVLLETLGACIDNLGPAADPSTRAARPGTTDRQ
- the ppdK gene encoding pyruvate, phosphate dikinase, encoding MGQASCAGRCVTATYVFDFSEGNKDQKDLLGGKGANLAEMTRLGLPVPPGFTITTEACRSYMATGTLPAELRVEVTMALRRLEDAVGRNLGDFHEPLLVSVRSGAKFSMPGMMDTILNVGLNDASVQGLAEFSQDARFAWDSYRRLIQMFGKTVLGIDGDVFAHALDTIKSERGATIDTDLSAKDLEELVEQFKVIVRDHSGRDFPQHPREQLDLAIAAIFESWNTDRARLYRRRERISDDLGTAVNVVSMVFGNLGPDSGTGVCFTRDPATGKVGDYGDYLPNAQGEDVVAGIRNTLSLADFEKLDPQSFADLRQAMRRLETHYRDLCDIEFTVERGKLWMLQTRVGKRTANAAFRIATQLVDEHLITMDEALERVTGQQLSNLMFPQFDAGASRTLLAKGMAASPGAAVGQIVFDSKTAQAWAAEGKDVILVRRETNPDDLGGMIAAVGVLTSRGGKTSHAAVVARGMGTTCVVGAEALEVDATAQTVHVGKRVLKQGEVIAIDGSTGEVFLGSVPVVPSPVVQYLEEGLDAALEHTTDEDTIVLVRAVDRILKHADEVRRLDVHANADTAEDAHRARIWGAQGIGLCRTEHMFLGDRRVLIERVVLAREDAERQAALDALLPLQRADFIDILREMDGLPTTIRLIDPPLHEFLPDLTALSVRVALATDRRERGEEKETQEEFDHDVQLLAAVERMHEANPMLGLRGVRLGLVVPGLFALQIRAIAEAHATRLKEGGHPRAEIMVPLAASVMELRLVRDEAEAILAEVAKAEGVELDIAIGAMIELPRAALTAGRMAGEAEFFSFGTNDLTQTTWGFSRDDVESAFFAEYTDLGVIAVSPFETIDRTGVGRLVRLAVEEGRAARPDLTIGVCGEHGGDPESVHFFDEVGLDYVSCSPFRVPIARLEAGRASVAKGGSDTR